Below is a window of Desulfosoma caldarium DNA.
CATATAACCCCGATTCAGGCACTCAAAAATTGGCAACAAAAAAGACCTCAACTTTTTGTGAAATCGGTTCATGACTTTGCGGGACCTGACAGGTAGGTCATCAACAGGGTGGTTGGGACCTCCAGTCCACGACGTTCTTTGATCGGCACACGCGTGCCAGGTAAAGTTTTGGGTCGCGGCGCCGGTCTTCAGCCAGCCCCACCCCCCGCTCACTCCTGCGTAAGCGCCAGTCCACACCGCGGCACGTTTCTCGTCGCGACCGCGAAAGCGGAAGACCACTTTTTGAACCTGTGGCTAAAAACTAAAGGTCTGACCCCATGTCGCTCATGTTCCACGTGGAACACCGAGGCAATATCGGCGAGCTTTTCTTCCCCTCGCCTTCCATGCTAGCCTTTTGGGGACGCGTTGATTCCCCATCCGCCTTCAACAATAAGCATCGCTCAGGAGGGTCCTTATCATGAAAACCTACCGACAGGAACTCTGGATGCACGTCCCGTCCCGAAGGGGTTTTGTAAACATCACCCATCAGGTGGAAGACGCCGTCCGATCCAGTGGCGTTCAGGACGGTTTGGTTCTGGTTAACGCCATGCACATCACCGCTTCGGTCTTTATTAACGACGACGAACCCGGCCTGCACCAGGACTACGAACAGTGGCTGGAACAGCTCGCGCCCCATGAACCCGTGAGCCGCTACCGCCACAATCGCACCGGCGAAGACAACGGCGACGCCCACCTTAAGCGGCAGATCATGGGCCGAGAAGTGGTGGTGGCCATCACCGACGGCCGCCTGGATCTGGGACCCTGGGAACAAATCTTTTACGGCGAATTTGACGGAAGACGTCGAAAGCGCGTCCTCATCAAGATCCTCGGCGTCTGAAAGCGCTGTTGCGGCAGGTC
It encodes the following:
- a CDS encoding secondary thiamine-phosphate synthase enzyme YjbQ → MKTYRQELWMHVPSRRGFVNITHQVEDAVRSSGVQDGLVLVNAMHITASVFINDDEPGLHQDYEQWLEQLAPHEPVSRYRHNRTGEDNGDAHLKRQIMGREVVVAITDGRLDLGPWEQIFYGEFDGRRRKRVLIKILGV